The genomic window ttttatttttaaagatggggaGACTTAAGACATCTATACGTCTAAGCGCTGATGGAAAAGAGCCAGTAGAGAGAGGATGACAACGACGATGACGATGATGTGTATGTGAAGGAATTGTCTGCATAAGATCCCTGTGCCCAGGTGAAGGGATTAGCTTTAGCCAAGAGGGTCATCGCAATAGAAGTGAGGAATGCTCAAAGATGGGTACAGATACACTTAGGTTTGCAGATTTGGTGTCAGGAAAGTTGAAGCTCATGGTGGTAACTATATTCTCTATGAAGTCAGAGAGTGCGGGAGGAAGTCAGGGCTTTGAGGTTTGAGGAATGAAGACTGAGGTGGCAGCAGTAGAGAGCTGCAGTGTGAGCTGGCTAGGAGGCACAGCCTAGTACAGAAAACCTTGTCTCAGCTTGTGTCATGGGTAAAAGGTTTTCTTCCAAGTACAGGTTGCTGCATTTGGTTACAGGGAGGGAAAAGAGCCAGGAAGTAATTCTTCTCGTCCTTTAACACAAACTGCAGgatctaaaattaattttttccatagTAATGACCACTCTTCCCTACTACTGACAGTGAAGTTGCCTACCACTTCCTTTGACACTCTGACATGTTTTTCCCTACATAAGAAAACTTAATTTAAATGCATTTTGCACTTGATTTTTCCTTAGTGGAATTTCATTTGCCTCATTTTGGAACTTGGTGACCACTCCTCCCATCTTGTACTGAGTGCTCCATCTTTGCTTAGTTGCATTTACTTGACACAGTTCCTCTAAGCTCTCTCTTGTTTATGAGGCTCCCCAGGCCGCTGCTCTTGTTCTTCTCATCTTTCACATGTACAGAATCTGAAAGGAAATACAACGGAGGGTTTTAAAATGCCTTAGAGCAGTAGATCGATGTCAGGAGCCGATCCAAATATGACCTAATATACAAAACAAAGCCAGTTATTATACAAAGTTTTGCAGTTAATTGAGATAATTTTTCACTATTGGTTTCTGTAATATACCAGCTGAATTTATGAAATTTATAAAGTGAGGCGagattacatttaaaatgtttaagcaaGGAGTTTTTGCCACCATTTTCTGAGACAGGGAGAAAGGCATACGCGGAAAGAGTGTAAGAAGAGATGGAGGCCGTGCATTTGAGTCTTGGCCCTGTCTCTTTCAATCATGTGACTGAGCTTCTCTGAGTTTGTCTAtctataaaattagaataataatacTGAACAAACatgacaaatgagactacataaTTCTATATAAAATAACTTGTACATTATAGAGTGATACACAGATTAGTTGttgtcagggccagcccggtggtgcagcggttaagtatgcacgttccgcttctcggcggcctggggtttgccggtttggatcctgggtgcggacatggcaccgcttggcaaaagccatgctgtggtaggcgtcccacgtataaagtagaggaagatgggcatggatgttagctcagggccagtcttccttggcaaaaagaggaggattggcagtagttacctcagggctaagattcctcaaaaaaaaataataaataaaagattagtTGTTGTCATTTACCATCCTTGAataagttttctcttttgtacaTAATAGTACTTATCAGGCCATTTTTTTGCAGCTCTTTAGCTGCAATATAAAACAAAGTTTTCAGACTTGCTGCTAGTCTGAAAATGGAACTGGGTAGTAGGACAGAAGGGGAGTAGGTTTATTTTAATGTCTATTATATGCTTTACATATGATATTTAACCCCTATAGGACCTGCTTGAACAGACCACTAGCTTCATTCTGCAGATGAGGCTACTTAATCTCACACTTGCCTGAGGCTGTAAGTTTATAACTGACAAGGCTTGGATTCTATTAAAACATCCATGCCCTTTCCCACACCACAGCATGgaaatttctgtaaatattttccccttttttattttaagtgacaGAGGAAAAAACTTTCAATATCAGTAAATAGCCATGTGACTGAGAAATTCTACTTTGCCATTTCAATGGAATACCTATTATTAAAACATATGGTCAGTATGGACATAGTAAAAGTAGTATAGTAAAAATCATAAGgtatatattagaaatataatccacttgtgattttttaaattattctggtCCAATTAGGATTAGTGCTTAGGAATTTCAACAACTATCTAGCCAAAGGGCAGAAATATTTATGATTTGGACAGTATTAAATAGAAAACCCActgatacttatttttatttttgaccaCCATCTACAGCTGGGTTTCTAAATTCCATATGAGACACAGGTTAGACAAGTGTGAGTATACTTATGGATCAATACACCAGGATATTCAAAAGCAGGGTAGTTCACTGTAGCAATTGCTTAATTGAATTTTGAATAACCTGCtttccttttgaatattttgaaGCTGAATTTTGCACCCTGGATCCTTTTGACTCTAAGAGACAGGGAACACAATACCAACAAAAGATCTGTCTCCTATTTTGTATCATGTAACATCAATGGATGGTCAAGCCGTGTATAACTATGGGCTGTTATAGTAGCATCTAGTGAAATATTACAAGTAAACTCTTAGATTCTCCTGTCATTTATAATGCTAAAACAAATATCATACTCAAAGTTTCATAGGAGACTAACCTATGGCACAGTTCAATAACAGAATGTATTTGGAAAAGGAGACCtcagattttatcttttaaaagactttactagtttagttaaaaaaattatttctgggaCAAATCTTAGGGAGTTAGCCAAGACTGCTCTCATACGTATTAACTCTTAAGATGGAGACAATCTGACATGTACACAGACACACTTTGTATTATCAGAAGGACAACTTTTCCCAGAGAGGATATGACTCTTTCAGAGTCTAGACTAGATGCCTAGGTCAACAGTtgttgaaataaatattatttcttatcGTTATCTACACTCTTGGCCTCAGCAACCTATGTCACTCCTCTTGTTGTCCCTCCCTCCCTATTTCACCTCTATGACTGATTGCCAggtcccaatcttttttttctgacacCGATTTCCATTAGGTCTCCTCTTTTTATTCAAAACATACTGACTTGAAATGTAAACTTTTTTGTAGCCCTTCTCTTTGACTTTTAGTTTCAACTTCTGTTCACTTGGGCCTGCTACGTAACCTGTACTTATTTACACTTACTGTGTTTCCTCCGTCCCTGACCAAAAGGAACTGAGTTACTGCCTCTGTGGTCACTGAGTGGTGAGGTTATTCTGGGCTATGAATGCTGGGGGCAGGATTAGGCTGGGGAGGTAGTTGAAGTAAGTTTCATGGCTGAAGGTAATCTTTGGTTTTCAAATCTCATAAGCATTGCAATCTAATTCTCATTAGGAATGGAATTAATGTGTGTACCCAACATGTCATCTGATTGTTAATTATTTGAAGCAACTCTGAAAAAAGACATCAGTGATTTAGGAGGGTTAGCATTTTTTTACTCTTGGttccacatttaaaaagttacataGTCTGCATTTTGAATTAAGCAAAAGGGTTGACAAAGGccactttttctcatttatatctCAAAAACAAACCAACTTTTACCCTGTGAGTTTCAGATAGAATAATCATTCTGAAATCACCATGACATAACTGAAAACAATTCTGCCAGATTAAGGatagagaggagaggaaaaactgACTATCAGAAAGCAGAAATATTTACCTGAAATAACAGGTAACCTTGGAAAGTTATCAGCCATGAGTTTTAAAACCAGAGAAATTTGGACATAAGGAAGGAGTGTACCATGGCTAATAGACATGGTGACGGAAAGCTGTTATCAATCCAGAGTAGCAAGTTGACCCCATTCACTGAGCAAACTAAGAGGGCTACTATAgccatttattttaatgaaattactTAAAGTTCCCCCTTACTTAAAGCATTCAAGAAtcagatggaggaagatgggatAACATCACCTCtatcaaatatttgcaaaagttaCGCAGACAGCCAGAAAAGACTTTGCATGGTGAATGGAAGAGAGATCACAGAACTGAGTAAATGATTTTCATAGCATTTAATCTTGAATTAGGTTAGGTCTTGATCTGCTTCTAGCCAGTTGATCTCTTTACATATGTAGGCTGTGCAATAAGTTTTTGGTTCTTCAATAGTTTTCTTCTTGCATTCCTCTAGATTTCAcatattcttaatttattttacagattacTGCCTTTCCTTGGGAATAAGCCAATATGGATAAGGGATACCAAAAGGGAATTAATAAATCTTAAAATCGCTTGGTCTTAAGGTTTTGGTGCATAACTTCAAGACATTTTCACAGAACATATTGCTCTCAAGCTAGGGTTAAAGTGAAACTTTCATTAGGATAATGCAGAGGATGACATTCTTTCAAGAGAAAGTAAAAATCCTAAGCTTCCCTCTACCAGGCATCTTCCCTCAGGCACTGAGATTGCAGCCATCCAATAAATGGGgatgggcagagagaggaggcttCAAAAGTCACAAAATACACTTCAACAGCTAATTTTTAGCAAGTCTGGCAATGAGATCTTTCCATTCTCCCCTCTTCTTTGTGATGTACGTAGGAGTGAGCAGCTGTAATAGTGATTCTGGCTGTTGCCTAAAGAAGTTCTGACACAAGGCCTCAGTGTTACAAATCACGTACATCCCACAGTCATAGCTGTTTTGTTGAGCAGGGGCTTTCTCTTCCACAAAGGCCAGTTTGTCTCCTTTTCTGCCTATGAAAGCCTCCAGTTTCTCTGCTACCTGCTTTGCATGGACTGAGTTGCTTCTGCTATGGGAATCATAAtgaaaaaaggtttttttctcttgGAGATAAACCAACAAACTCCAATGGCTTCCCCCAGCTGCCTCGTTGGAATTATCATTGATGGCTAAAAATACAACTCTCTTGTGGGGGAGATCCAGGGGTTCAAGGAACATGGCGATCTCTGTTGGGTTGCTAGTGCACTTGATGAACTGGGTGACTTCGGGGCTGATGAAGCAGACGTACTCAGAGCAGTCATGAAACTGACTGTTGGCAAAGTACTCAAAGGCAAACCCAATAATATGGTCATTGAGCCAGCTTGGAGGATCCAATAGTGAGACATCTGATTGCCGCAGTAGACTGTCCATGTAACTCAAGACTACAGGGTCCATCTTGTACTGACCAGGGCTGCTCAGAAATTCCAGAAGCTGAAGGAGAGGCAGAAGACAATATTTACTGTTGAATACAATACTTGGCTGTAAAACAGGGATCATAAATAGTAGCTACTCTTACAAGTTTTTGTGAAGTTAAATACTATTATAAAGAACAACGATGCCTGGCTAAAAGTAAACATTCAAGAAACTCTAGCTTATGTTCTTTATGTTAATAATTCGTTAGAATGAAAACTTTGGAAATTTTCCATGCTAAAACAGTAACCATggatttttaatttcctctttaaatgCAGAGACTGGTTAAAATTATAACTAATGTTTCACCAAACTATATAGCATTAACCATATATTTGGCTCTTTAATGAATATGCATGATAACAATggcaaatttattattattatcatttcttttgctgaggaagattttccctgagctaccatctgttgccaatcttcctctttttgcttgaggaatatttaccctgagctaacatctgtgctaatgttcttctattttgtgtgtgggtcaccaccacagcatggctgccgatgagtggtgtaggtctgtgcccaggaactgaacctgggctgcaggAAGTGGTGCACACctaacttaaccattaggccacagggctggaccccaatggcaaattatttttatattaaagataaattttcaaaaagtctACAGAAAAATGTTACTAATTACCAAGGGAAATAGTTTCCATTTCAACATTAATTTTCAAGAGATAAGATAAAATATTGCTTCTTCATTCCATAATGGAAAGTGACAGTGATTAGAGCTGTAGTTAAAAGTAACTATAATTTCAAGAACAGAAAATCATGAGAGTAATTCATTCCTGATTCTGCCTAGCTAAGAGCATGAGTGATATAATATGTCTTGCCCATTTCCCATCTTTAACCTCAAGGGGTAAGATAAAGACTTTGTTCATAATGTAAGTTAGAAATTCTTTTGGCATTGAAAGGTAGTGGGCACAGGAATCAAGACCTTGGTCGAGCCCTAGTTCTACCACTGATTTGCTGGTAtcaccttgagcaagtcatttaaatgatcttgtccttgtttttgtcatctgtaaaaagggCATATACCTGCTTTACATGTCTAAGAGTATTGTGGAAAAGGTCAAATAAATTTACTCGGAGGTATTAAAAGAGTATAAGCTGTTgtacaaataatatttatgttaTTATTGGATGATATTAGTAAGATGATCAGACAATCTAGATAGAGCTCCAAACCAATCAAAGCAAATGAGGTTTGGAAACAAATATCCATTCATATTTTGTCCAAACAAAAGCAGGACTCACTAACagtaggaacaagacaagtggtATGATAAGATGAATATGCTCATGATCACCTGAGGGAAGGTGCtaacaaagacaaaaactctGGTAATGGTGGTAAAACAATATTTGAACCTAACAGACTGAGTTCACTGCTATTCACTGATTGGTCAGCataacactatttttaaaaatcacaaagcaaTCAACTATCACATGCAGACTGAGAGTACAAAGCAAAGCATATTATAAGAAATAACAACACTGGACTAGAATTATGACATCAATTTAATCAATTCCAACGATTACACCAGTTATGTTACCACTTGGTTATgctactaaaaacaaacaaacaaacaaacaaaaagacccagCATGGTACagacaaaaaaacagacacacagatcagtggaacagaatcgagagcccagacataaactcacacacctatggacagctaattttcgacagggagccaagaacatacaatggagaaaggaaagtttctccaatgaatggtgctgggaaaaccggacagccacatgcaaaagagtcaAAGTAGACCATCATTTTATAccacacagaaaaattaactcaaaatggattaaagacttgaatgtaagatctgaaaccaagaaacttctagaagaaagacAATAcgcttttttttaaatcatcctttttttttttaaagttttttttttttctttttctccccaaagtcccctggtacatagttgcgtatttttagatgtgggtgcttctagttggggcatgtgggatgctgcctcagcatggcttgatgagtggtgccatgtcggtgcccaggatccgaactggcgaaacactgggctgccaaagcagagcgggcaaacttaaccactcgccacggGCCTGGACCCACAACACACTCCTTgatatcagtcttttttttttttttcctttttctccccaaagccccccgggtacatagttgtatattcttagttgtgggtccttctagttgtggcacatgggatgccgcctcagcatgacttgatgagcagagccatgtccgcgcccaggatttaaaccgatgaaacactgggccgcctgcagcggagtgtgcgaacttaaccactcggccacggggctggcccacttgatatcagtcttagcagcaaaTTTTCAAGTAcgatgtctgaccaggcaagggaaacaacagaaaaaataaacaaatgggactacatcaaactaaaaaggttttgcacagtaaaggaaacaatcaacacaacaaaaagacaacctaacaactgggagaagatatttgcaaaccatatagctgataaagaattaatatctaaaaaatataaataaagaacttgcacaactcaacaa from Equus asinus isolate D_3611 breed Donkey chromosome 2, EquAss-T2T_v2, whole genome shotgun sequence includes these protein-coding regions:
- the SENP8 gene encoding sentrin-specific protease 8, encoding MDPVVLSYMDSLLRQSDVSLLDPPSWLNDHIIGFAFEYFANSQFHDCSEYVCFISPEVTQFIKCTSNPTEIAMFLEPLDLPHKRVVFLAINDNSNEAAGGSHWSLLVYLQEKKTFFHYDSHSRSNSVHAKQVAEKLEAFIGRKGDKLAFVEEKAPAQQNSYDCGMYVICNTEALCQNFFRQQPESLLQLLTPTYITKKRGEWKDLIARLAKN